The sequence below is a genomic window from Hyperolius riggenbachi isolate aHypRig1 chromosome 7, aHypRig1.pri, whole genome shotgun sequence.
tgggaaacagagttttttcacaatgatcgcgctgcttctcgtagaagcatgccgatcattgcgggggcagagatcaacgaacgggaatggattttcccgttcattgatctccgggcgagcgggcagcggcgtgcacgatcgcgggagtgcgagcgggagcgcggacagcggcggggggtgcgtatatctacgctccgggcggggaagtgaagtccaaaggagcgtagatatactgtaccctggcggcgaagtggttaaggttgcTGCTTCTGCAGCTTTGCTATATGCTAGGCTGATGTATTTATTCACGTCTCCTTCAAACTAAAACGATTAACAGGTTATTATGCATTTTTGCATTTCAAGcgtacctttatttttttttttaaacaccttaCAAAATTGTACAATGAACATTAAACTATTGAATTAAGTTGCTAGCACTACAGAAGATGAAACTGGATAGAGACGAGAGTCCACATATGCAAAACCCTGCTTTGTCCTCTTGCAATGCCTGGGATGTCCAACTTTTGTCATGTACCGGTAATCAGGTTCTGTGGAAGAATCCCAATCTGCCAGGGGAGGCCTGATAGCTCTGAAGAGGCTGCGGACAATGCAATTCAGCACTAAACTGATGCAGAAAtaatattgctgctaagggtctgATACAGTTTTGCTTTGTACAGTCTTGTGCATCTTTTTTTTGTAGAGTAAAATAATCTGAGACTGTTTAGTAGAGATGGTTACTGAGATGCAAGTATTATAAGTAATGAATAACTCTATACAACTTGAAATTTgccttattaaccctcctggcggttagttgtttttgccaaaaaggcaaaaatccttttttttttaattttttttttttgtttcatgtaaagctaccagagtggtagctacatgaaacactactagagggcgcatgtgtccctctagtgcgatcgtcgccggcatcaatagcaaacaggggaacgcgtatataacgcgttcccctgtttggcttctcctgtcgccatggcgacgatcggaatgacgtcatggacgtcagccgacgtcctgacgtcagacgcctccgatccagcccatagcgctgcccggaactcattggtccgggcagcgcagggctctggcggggggggggcctgttgcgccgctgcgtgcgggcgatcgccgcagagcggcggcgatcaagctgtacgcgcggctagcaaagtgctagctgcgcgtacagcattttaaatgaagaaaatcgccccaccaggggctgagatatcttcctgcgcggcatagcccgagctcagctcgggcttaccgccaggaaggttaaattcagcagaaggtggatttaaagtgaacccgaggtgaaaactaattgatgataaaaacaattgtattcatcctccttcttctaaagatgacttttttttttttttttttagatattttatgtgtttttttgtatttaaacatttacaaagtataatgaatgttttgttgtctattaagtgtccctaaatgaacatgaacatgaactattgacctttttctttctccccctgctctcagaagttgtattctgccaggaaaacttttatggctgtaatgtgcttatcagtgatgtttactatattccagacATGATACCACAGagacaaaagctgtcacttgcatgcctgaaaatactAACTActttcaggcagtaaaataaaacaagaaaaacagcctggttaataatgtgttttgtactgtacatacacatgtttatctcatcatgtcccatgtTGCCTCGGATACACTTAGCCCTTTCCAGGCTGCGTCAAATTTGGATACAAGTCAGAATAAGTAGCATTTATTGACCATCTCAAACTAATTTCTGTTTTGTGGCAATGCAAATATGGGAGAGAGGTCATGAACTGCCAGCtcagatgcatgctgggaaacaTTCCAGTATAAAGCTGAAGTTTTCTCTCAGTATGCACCTGGGTTGGCAGCTTCCTGTGCAATCACGGGAAATCCttaccatcaaaaaattactttgcAATGTTCTATGTTTTATGCTACAGGGAGTGCAGGGCATTAATATTTAGACATAAACTATGCTGATAGTAGTTCTGCTCTACATTTTAAACAGGCAAAATTGGATTTGAATTTGGCATGACAAATGCTAACACTTTGTTTCCCAAAACCCTGTTCACAACCaaacaacagtgcatgttttgcaggtagCCTTTCCCTTCCATGTACAGTAATTATCATCTAAATAGCTGGGATACTAAAAAAAACTTGCTTGTATatatgttatgctgggtacacactatgagatttcctGGCAGGTTTACTGTCagctcgattatttccaacatgtccgatctgatttccaatcgatacaCGATTATTTTCCGACCGTTTTCCGTTCATtgcaataggaaatcgatcggaaaaggaTTGGAAATCGATCGTAAATCAGATCGAACACGTtggaataatcgatctgacagtaattctggcagaaaatctcatagtgtgtacctagcattaggttaCCAGCACTGCTGGTGAGATAACAGATTTTGGAAACAGCAGAGCAAATTTATCAAAAAAACAGTGGAACACAATTGTTGCAAAATTAGAGCAAGCATTCTGATTGTTCTCATTTTGTGGTCAATAATTGtcatacacacatacgacaaggtTTATAGGTCGTGGGTTTTAGTATAGTCCTGATACAGATCTTTAGTTTCTCACACAACAAAAATAGTTGTATTTATTTTCCTCTCCTGTCTGTCCATATCTGTAAGGCTAGAAAGTGAGTAAGTCATCCCCAAAAAGCAaaccttaaaaggaacccaagttgagagatgccatatttatttcctttttaaacaataccagttgcctggcgtcctgctgatctttcatgcatcaaaaGTTTCtgactcacacctgaaacaagcatgtggctaatcgtcAGATTTttgacaaaaacacctgatctgctgcatgcttgttcagggtctatggctgaaagtattaaagagactccgtaacaaaaattgcatcctgttttttatcatcctacaagttccaaaagctattctaatgtgttctggcttactgcagcactttgtactatcacagtctctgtaataaatcaacttatctctctcttgtcagacttgccagcctgtgtctggaaggctgccaagttcttcggtgttgtggttctgttatgaactcccccttccaggcccctctatgcacactgcctgtgtgttatttagattagagcagcttctctcttctctcttatcttttacaagctggataaatcgtcctctgagctggctgggctttcacatactgaataattacagacaagggcaaagctgtttgcaggaagaaaagagcagcctgaaacttctgtgcatgagagatgcagggggaaagaaacacacaaatgatctcttaagattcaaaaggaaggctgtatacagcctgcttgtgtatggatgtattttctatgtgtggacatactgtacatcaacctacttcctgttttggtggccattttgtttgtttataaacaaactttttaaaactgtttttaaccacttttaatgcggcggggagcggcgaaattgtgacagagagtaataggagatgtcccctaacgcactggtatgtttacttttgtgtgattttaacaatacagattctctttaaaggcaaaggatcagcatgactcccaggcaactggtattttttaaaagaaaataaatatggcagccttcatatgtctctcacctcggtttccctttaaagctgcgtTTACAATGACACGTTGCGGTGCGTTGCCTGTAAAAACTGGAAAAGGTGGAAAGTCACATTGCACATTATGCGTGCGGAGTGATGCATACAGCACATACAATGTATGTACACTGCAACTGTTAACAGACAGTACTGCACTGCATGCATCTTGTTACTccaatataattattatttagtatttatatggtaCCGACATccttcgcagcgctgtacagagtacattgtcttgtcacttaactgtccctcagtggagctcacaatctaatccctaccatagtcatatgtctatgtatgtatcttagtctagagccaatttagagggaattaacttatctgtatgtttttgggatgtgggaggaaattggagtgtccgaaggaaacccacacagacacagggagaacatacaaactccgtgcagatagtgccctggctgggattcgaaccatacTATTAACGTGTCAATGTGAACgtgccattacaatataattgcatcacattgcatcagtgtccagcgcaCCGCAGGTTGTCACTGTAATTGTAGCGTAAAGCAGGTAGGCTTGAACCTCTACCACACCATCCCAAACAACTTTTTGTAGGAATTGAGCCTTGTCTTTCTACCCTTGGGCAAGTGTGAGAACTTTCACACGGACACCACCTCATTATTATTCATTGAAAAAGGAAGCCATCACTCACAAAAAGATGAATGGCCACtattcaattgttttttttttcttgtgagttttttcctaggtgatattttcacaccttggggctgatggaggaagcttttctgttgaattatgtCACGTTCCTTGTTAACTCACAAATtacctctccttaaatgacttaactcctgATTTATCTCTTGTTTTTTAACTCATGATGTATCTCACCTTAAAGCAGGTTTTCccacccagggttccttgagtactctgcaggggttccttggcatttttcaccatcatgggggttgggggggggggggggggtatgatagagggaacattataataggggatactgtaaaaagaagcattaATTGGGTGTCAGAATAACAATGAGCACATAATAAAAaacactagaataaggagacatgGTAATCATGGCACTGTAATAGAGGGTAGTGACAAACAGCCATACCAGCTTTTGAAGGCCATGCCAGAGGtttcttgagattcaaaaatgacttgctgggatTCCTCGAaatccaaaaagtatttgcagaGTTCCTCCAGTGTGACACGGCTGAGAAAggctgccttaaagtgtaccagagatggtataaataaaatgttttatacatacctggggcttcatccagccccatacacatggatcgctcccacagctCTGATACCGGGTCtcagcacttccgtcagtcggagccagtctgacgtgctgtttgcgtatctctccagatacgtagagggcgcacttctcctacaTAGACTGGCCTGACTGACCgaagtgcagggacccggtaTTGGAGCTGCGggaagacggcggcgtgggaacaGTCcctgtgtatggggctggaggaagccccaggtatgtacaaaaccTTTTATTTAtaccagctctggttttctttaactaactTAACTTATGGTTTATCTTTCCTTATTTGAATCTATGACCTGCAGTAGCTTTTTTTATAGTTGAGGTGAAAAATAAGAAGGCTCTCTGAATCAACccccttttcaataaaatgccttttaatccaccagcaatAGAGAAAATACACAAATTAATTTTGAtaggtaccttttcacctacgttttcatttgcaaagttctgaaaaggtatagagaagatgaaaaatgatccgctaggagaaaactcaggagaaaaagttatttgaataagggcctatgacccatatacaattaatgttttctcctaggagataattgttcatcttctctttaaaataattgttCAGCACTTGAAAAgatacaaaaaagtaggtgaaaaagtatcataataattattttgagcatattcttgcttgctggttgtttaaaaagcattttaacaagttgtaaaaatatccagcggttctggaggtgtgtttagcttctaagggtacaatggttaatttgcatatattcagcagtgttgctctgggagacatctcaagctcactccaacctgaattatcgcacattctttctgttttaggaaagcaaacttttgtttttgttttttttttttaaatatcacctaagagaaaaagttaattgtatataggCCTATGGGcccgattcaattcacttttttctcttaagtttttttcctaggtgacATGTTCACACCTTATCACTAAaatgcaagcaaaaaaataatcaGAATAATTGTGACCGTACTTTCTCAACTACCTTTTAGTAGTATGTTTttatttgcagagtgctgaaaagttattttaaacagaagatgaaaagttatctcgtaggaaaaaaagtgaattggactcAGCCCCATGTCTCCTATAGAAGGTGACTACTGTATGAGGCAGCACTCAAGGCCATATTTAACAAATGGCTTTCTTTTTTGTTGTCTTAAAAATCTCACACATGAAATTACAGTTATCAAATGAAAGTTTTGAATATGGTAAATGTGGGCCAACAGCCCGTTCTCATGTTATTGTTTGCCCAACTCAAGCTGGATTCCAAGAGAAATCTTGACAGGGCTTACTTATAACTCATAACCGGATAGTGCCTTACAAAATGgcttcctctgccactaatacaacTGGtacaaacaaaacacacacacacacaaatcctcCTCAGACTCAGCTGGCACAATTTACAATGTACTATAAGGCATAACACAGCTTctcgaattgaaaaaaaaagcaaaatacaaAATGCCCAAAGCTCAAAAGCTGCTCATCAAATGTCGaagctgcagattgccacatcaaTTGTACAACAGCTGCATGTGTGGACAAAAGGACACCCAAACCTTTAGTGGCTGATTGTAGATGATGTGCTTTAAGATGACTTCCTggagaaaaacccttacaagtaaGAGTATCTGTGGTCCCTGAATTATCACATTAGTGCATTGTGTGAGGCAGTCTCCCCAAGGGTAATACATTCACTGAGTTTCTCGTGCTTGCAGACACACTCTGAGTCCTCAGAACAGTCCGATATGTACAACTATGGCTCTGCACATAATGTGCAGCTGTTAAGAAACTTTATACAGAACTTAGCATGCTCACATGTGGATATGGTTCCTTTTATAATAAATGCATGTTGCCGTGCGATAATGCCTGAACTTCCTCCTTTGTATCAGAAATGTACAGTTAATTGGCCAACTGTGCAGTATCAGTCTGGCTGTCGCGATTTAGATGTCCTTTTGTTGAACACATCAGATTGCTACCCTCACAGATAACGAACACAGACATGCACAGACAGAAAGCTCTTCCACTGGGTAAGGGGGGGAGGCTGTGCTGAGTGGACTCTTGAGCGACCCCTTGTGGAGCGGCTGAATGCTCTCATCAGTCTTTGTACAGGTGTCATCATGATAGGTCTTTTCCCAAGAAAAGGCTGAACCTGGAATCAGGATTTGCAGCATCCAGAGCCTTTGACCTCCTTCTTGACGTAGTCATGAAGCTTAAATTTGGGCTCGTTTGGAAGCTTCATGGACCTGTGCTTTAACTCTCTGTTGGAAGATAAGGCAAAAAGAACGTTTGAGTCAGATGTTAAGTAGGACACCTACATTTACATATTTTGAAATTGCTGCTAAACCATCTTTGATGGTTATAGAGTAGGGGTAAGGCTATAAATTGTTTCAGGATGTACTTGCCTTCTGCATCTCCACTGGGGAGATTTTCTTCACTTACTGCTCTGGTGCTTTAAAAgaaaactgacctgagagggatacggagactgatatatttatttccttttaaaaaatgtacattaTCTAACATGTCACAATAGCCTAGAGGCTATGTCAGacttgctgttttttgttttccatGTCTAATGTATTTATAATGTCTGTATAGAACTTTTGAGCACTATAGGACTTTGTTATAGTACTCCTGATGAAGCCACTATTTTtacggggtgaaacatgttgggatgtATGGTGGGGTGTTGTGTGGTTAGATAAGATACAGTCTGGGAAAGGGGTTACCTACGGTGTAAGGATTTATATAGCCTCACTCACAGGGCTCTGTGAATTTATTTCCCCTCTCCCAGTTACGTTATGGcaagggtagggaacctatggctcgggagccagatgtggctcttttgatggctacatctggtttACATACAAATCAGTAAGGATTGTTTCACTAAGATACACTGCTCagtcagcgcagcttagtgtggcagcacaagtaatattttcaaagtaggcacacccaaaactaacagctgctccaattgtcccaccctggaccttgtcagtaactttgtaggacgagatccccgcactttgattggcccaataggctgcctgtcacttggtatttctcctgtctggctcttggggaaattgctgatgtttctgaaacccaagagaagctgaagacgtagctgatacttccgctgcccggaagctcaactgtatacacatcatcgTGGCAACATGCGCACTGACCCAGTTTGAAACATGTTGTATGGCTccacagaaatacattttaaaataggtggcgtttatggctctctcagccaaaaaggttcctgacccctgcattATTGGAACAGTTCATTTCATTTTGCAGGCTCAatgattttaaaacaatttatcaAAAGTTATGTTTTAAGACGTCTCTGCGGAATAGGTATAAGAACTGTGTATTTAAACATTGTACAttatctggctgtcctgctgctgattctctccctctaatactttaagtcttccatagtgtgatgtcattaaatctattgaaaaactaTCCAACAGTAGTGTTACACTGTTCGATACCAATGCAACACTGTGGACCGTCGGTCTACGCTGCTCCTCCCATCAACCGCCATTTATCGTCCAATCgtaatttcaattgatttttgttgcaaattgatcaaaattacAACCGAAGCGGCTAATTACATTACAGATAACTGGCAGATTCCCTCAAACACGGTGACAGAACTTGCCAGTAAAACTTGATGCATGTATGACCAGCTTTAAAAAACTGCTCCTTTTACTAATTTGCCTGGGTAGGGAGTGGAACAATCACATGCTTActggccactagagcacactcagtaggcagaagcagtgtaagGGTGTCTCGCCCAAGAACTccgtactgaataggtgcttgcttactgaaaTAGGAAAAGCCGCAATTTGAACGCAGTTCGCCAGTGTCAGAGACAGGAgcccctaaccagtacactatccagccactatccatAGATCAATTATTGGGAACCCCTAATACAAAGAGAAAATGATGGTGAGAAATACTATCTGTGAGGAAGCAGATTTTGTGTTGGGTCTGAGTTGCTGGGTTGTTTAATTAGAACTGGGAtccaaaaagtttaaaaaatgttAATATAGTGTAACAGGAAGACAGTGAGTGGAAAATATTGTCATTTACTGTCTTTCTGCATCGGTTCTAAAGCAATAAAGATCAGCTTACTTTGCAATGGCCATGAACGCCAAGTCCACGTTTAATCCACTTTTGGCACTGGTCTCCATGAAGGGCACTCCATATTCCTGTGGGATACAACAATATATGTGAGCACTGGACTGTACAGAAGTCACAGAGAAGACTTATCAGATTTCATGAAAATACTATGGCCAGAAGAAAATGTTGAcacggtgtaacgatcggtgtaacacagagagggtctgattaccggtgatctgcagtatcaccgagaatacagatatatacccgattattgatgatctgcagtatcactgataatcagatatatctctaacctctggacacctgggtaataagagtgtttggtgcaacagtaatactttgaggactgcacctgaggagcaggtgcacagcagtaaggagtactgcacagtaacacgttccttccgcaagcctgagactctcctgagggaggggtcaggctaggagtaggaaggacagagtgtgagtgacaccaaggaaggatgtcacccacaggtctgtgagctatctcttgactgaggagatagctcccgaggtcgggcaagccgggtcagcaacagacagacagatcagggacagagacaggagacagatgcggaatcctaagacaaacatagtttggcaacagagtatcagatatagcgaagtacctaatcagagatcagaagagtagtcaggaaagcagaaggtcataacaaataatcaacaatgcctagtcttgggtgtgagctccttgatcatcaacaccctggaactggtctgagtataactagatggtaaagctaattcctagtctgaggtgtgaggtccctggtcatcaacgccctggaactggtctaaataataacatagataatatacagttttccctagactgaggtgtgaggtccttgatcatcaacacccaggaactggtttagataataacacagataatatcacagataatatcacagatactgacaaggtctgagtgctaccacgtagtgatcgcaacgccagacaccagagaaatgaccagcacccagtatatatacacaagcgctctccagcgcctcccctaagtgctggaccaatgaaacctgatagaattgtcagctgatcggctagatcagctgacacccttctgactgtcataaaggctctgcctctcagcgcgcgcgtgcgtccttctgaacctgtgtggactatcagtcccagccacaccagacgtgttgtaatgcatctgctggtttgaacacggggccagccgcaccgctgtcagagcatacggcagtttccccgcgttcagccatactgctagtggtaggcccgtgcgtgcaaaccgccgcgtcggacgcggaatctgccgccttgttcactgggcatgcggcggtttctccgcgctccgtcaggctagtggatgcaggcccatgcgcgcaagctgccatgttgaacgcggaatcagccgccttactctgagtactcgcggctgcttttccgcgttttctcacagtacccccccccccctgaggagtggactccggacagctcctacccggtttctcaggatataaagcgtggaactccctccttaatttatccgcaagcatgcgacactcaggtacccatgttctatcCTCAATACcttaccctttccagtgaactagatactgcactgagttctgtacaacacgtgagtctaaaatcctttctacttcgtactcaggttggtcatctaccatcacaggaggaggaggagtggaacctacatgaactgctggcttaagcagggacacatgaaaggatcttacaccacgcatgctggcagggagattaatggcataagtaacattgttgatcttcctggtcactggaaaagggcccacaaatctgggtcctaacttgggcgagggctgtttcagggtcaaatgacgcgtggacagccagaccaagtctcctggccggaacttccactctaaggagcgtttcttgtcagcttgacctttctgactttgaaaagccttctccaaattatttttcacgatcccccaaatgttcttaaatgacttttgccaaacctccaaagctggaaacggagtggaagctactggcagtggggagaaattaggcaactttccagttaccacctgaaacggagaaaatccagaggaagagcttttcaaattattgtgcgcaaattctgcaaacggcaagaacttgacccaatcattttgcgcatccgcaacataacaccttagaaactgttccaatgactcattaattctctcagtctgaccattggtctgtgggtggt
It includes:
- the LOC137524454 gene encoding ras-related protein Rab-26-like, yielding MLLGNKVDSTHERVVKIEDGERLAKEYGVPFMETSAKSGLNVDLAFMAIAKELKHRSMKLPNEPKFKLHDYVKKEVKGSGCCKS